A stretch of DNA from Anabrus simplex isolate iqAnaSimp1 chromosome 12, ASM4041472v1, whole genome shotgun sequence:
ATCCCGCGCTTACGAAGCGGAGCGCTTGCCGCTGCGCCACGAGCTCGTTTTTTCGCTAACAGCTTGCACATAACCGTACTGGAATTCTTTTTAATTAATTTCtaggaaacggctgagaattgagCCTTACTATCTGCACCTGTTACACTTCTGGTCATGCCCTATATGCGTGCCAAAGATGGATCGAATCAGTCACCCATGAGCCATAGCCTCGCCATGTCGATCTCCAGATTATCTCTGGATAATTTCTGGAAATTCATGGAAATCCTCATTGGTATCCAGTAGTGCTGCAAGTCCACTAATCGTTATTCATTTTCACCTTTTGAGATGGTCAGCGGTTGGAAATGGAACATAGTGTGTTGCAAACCACAATAAATTGCATCTTGGACACTGCACTGCCTGATTTATTAGAAGAACAAGTAGCGTTTCCTAGCAACGGGAACTGACACATTGTTAGAAGTGTGACAGAGAAGttgatcattcttcttcttcttcttcttcgtcttttcccgctcatgcagggtcgacgtttttgacaagtcttttccattttcctcggtcccaaatggtgttttcagttaacggcttttctgcgaagtcttctcgcacacagtccatccatcttcttctaggtctgcctctctccctcctgcccttcacctccaagtcaagcactcttcttgctacatagttctcatccctgtgcttaatgtgaccataccatagcaaccgcctttcttgaactttctgCGATGCTTGAGTAACCTTAACACTGCCTCGTATGAAGCTGTTCTTGATATGGTCTTTCCTAGTAACACCACACATCCATCGTAGCATTTTGATTTCGGCTACATCCAACCGCTTATTTTGCGATTGtactattggccaagtttctgcaccgtatatcatggcaggtctcaccgcacttttgtagacactccctttcacttggacatttagtctcctgtcgcagaggacaccagacagccttttccaatttaaccaggcagcctgaattcggtgTGTAATTTCCAGATCTAGATTGCCATCATCAGATAGAGTTGAGAGAAGTTGAtcatatacttatttatttatccaCAAGTCATATGGAAAAAAGATACTCTGCGGGTTAGAGACCCATAGCATCCCCCTGGGTTGGATACAAAAGTGTGAATTTTCAAAGAATACAAACAAATAGTGATATTCGAaatgtcatttaagtccaagtaGAGTCATATCGGACGGGCGGAGGTGGGGGGGGGAGGTGATAAGAGGTGAAAAAGAAAatctccaaaatgaccgagattacgaATGAATGCGTGTTCCAGCAAAActatcaaccaaacttggtgcacatatgatTTACAATCTGGAATAACGACTGTGGAGGCAAGACACGTGTAGCACCTCTGTCAGaggggtgaaatgtaaataaatttccgaaaacgaccgatattccAATCGAATCAATAGTCTACGGGGTCGCCAAAATAAACGGTGACAGTTATATTTCACCCCCAGTTAGAACGGAGGGTGAGGAGGGGTGTAAAATGAACGTCCAAAATGACCGAGGttttggatgtatgtgtgtatttttcaGTATATCTCTTACCCAAACTCGGTACAGATGTGACTCATTATCTGCAAGATAACCCCTAGCAAGCCTTGCGTTGGGTTGAGGAGGTGTTACATATACAAATATTCGAAAATGATCGATATTAGTctcgaatccgtagttttctgcGAATGTAAGAACGCACCTTAAACTAACCTTGGATAGAATCCTCTCAAAACGCAGTCAATAATCATCGGCAATGAAACAAATGTGAACACCTTAAAATAATATGATGCTTATTCTGTAACACTGAATAATattatgaaattaaatggcgtatggcttttagtgccggtagtgtccgaggaaaagttcggctcgccagatgcaggtcttttgatttgacgcccgtagctgacctgcaagtcgtgatgaggatgaaatgatgttgaagaagacacatacacccaatccgcgtgctagcgaaattaacggatgatggtaaaaattcccgaccgtgccgggaatccaacccgggacccctgcgaccaaaggccagcacgctaaagatttagcaatggagccagacaagaatattttattacatatttttaatcaatttatAAATCTTAGTACGGTTATAAGCGAACCATAAAGTTGGTCGCTGACTGTGACAAATGTATGTAAAAAGATACATCGAAGCTTGTTTCTCCTGAAGCAGTTCAAGGATGTATTTCCTCAGCCGTGAAAATAAAGCTTATTCAGTCCTTCTTGTTTTAATTTCTCGATTACAGCGATCGAGTTTTTGTTGATAACCGGCTGTATTACCCGGTGTTGCCCGGACACTTTTccgattttttttctagtggctttaggtcgcaccaacacagatagggctcatgacgacgatgggatggtaaaaggctaggagttggaaggaagcggccgtagccttaattaggtacagccccagcatttgcctggtgtgaaaatgggaaaccacgaaaaatcatcttcagggctgcctacactgGGAtgcgagtccactatctcccggatgcaagctcacagctgtgcgccgctaaccgcatggccatctcaccCGGTTTTCGATTGTTTACTTTTGGAAACTTTATTTACTCTTGATAATGCGTTAAGCGtatttttgtagatttatttattgtgcCATTGGACGATATTTCAGGAATTATTTTGCATTTTAAAGTTATATTTGTGTGTTTAATTGCAGATTATTTTGTTTGTCATTAATTAAACTAATCtaggtaagtttggacattttctacaTCACCACTTCCCACCGCGTCGATGCATCTGAACTTGTggttaaacgacatccagagtgtcacaatacatctcagcgaccgcggaaactatgaattcgacgctaatattgatctttttcgattattcttgtatgcCATTCCCTCTCCTAGGATTGCTAGGAGTGTCATGGCCCTCCAGTATCATTTAGAGATAATAATTAGTATTTGCACCAAGTTTCCGATATTTTCTGTGTAACCCCTTTTCGCCGTCCATGTCTCTGGGGGATAAACTTGAAACTCAACGACATCTCAGCAACctcgaaacctatggattcgacattattttcgattatttttatatgccacctcCTCCTCACCTCCACCCTTAGAGTAAGCTTCTCCACTTCTTGGCCGTACATGTAACACCAGGCCTGTTTTCTACTGTAGAATTCTTGAGCTGACGTGCCATGGATACGGCTAGTCATTTCTTCAACCAATTCCTAGAGTGTAGTGTATTGCAAATATCTCCTAAGCGGTTGGTTTCAGGCTCTGAAAACAAGGTTTTCGGGGTCAGTAGGCCCTTACCGAGTTTTATTCTTCGCGTCGTAAGGCTTAAAATGAGCCCTGATTCGTCTTTGTTCGATAAGTTCGACATTTCGCCTatattaatgtgccaaagggctcTAAATCTAGGGAGTAGggagggctgttaaaatttcttgtagattgGGTTACCCGTAAGGTACTTAAACTTAAGTACCGTATACAAAATTTCGTTCAGATGGGCGTAACGATATCGATTTGTataagatcaataataataataataataataataataataataataataataataataataataataataataatgtgatttgctttacgtgccaTGAACTACtcatacggttttcagagacgccaaggtgccggaattcagtcctgcaggtgttcttttacatgccaataaatataccgacacgaggctgacatatttcagcatcttcgaataccaccggactgagccaggatcgaacctgccaagttgggatcagaagaccagtgccgcaatcgtctgagccactcagcccggttgtatAAAGATCTGACGCTCAGACATACATTCTGCTTTATAAATATAGAAGATGAACAATGCATCTGATTCCAACGAACCCAAAATTCGTGCACCACATACACATACGTCTCTTAGCTCAATTCTCTGCTTCCTATAGTCAGTTGTCTTTGTTAAGACTGAAAGACAGGCGTAGGCTACATGCAACTATCACGTGATTTCAGAAGACATTCCAACTTGCCAGTTCTGCGGGTTTCGCTATCTTAGTTGTCTGCACATGTTCAGTACCCAGTCAGGCTACAACCAAAATACACAACAGACCATTCAAGGACACAGCCACGAGCCGGTGAATGAACTCTCCAATTACACCGACAATCGTATTTGTCAATGCATTGTTTAGACAAATGTTTGACAGGTGTTCTGACAAGTACATTTCCCCATCTAGAGCCCACTTTTGGAGACTATATAATACACCAGCCTCCATACCACAATCAACCACAACCACCATGAAGACTATCACGGTAAGAATAGCAATTATTTAAGTACTATCAAAGTCAGGTAATGACAGAAGTTGTAATACTGAAGGAGGGATTACTGTAAGGTGAAGTAAGGGTGTAGTAATATGAgaaaagttctatcaagtgttttATGATACACCAATAACCAATCACAACtcatctgcatttagaacagtcgctcaggtggcagatactCTATCAGTTTTCTTAAATCATTAAAAACAATTCTATATtgtattgagcatctcccttggtaaattattcctacccctaacattttccccaatttgtcctcttgaatttcaccttcatcttcatatttgtgatctttcgtacttttaaaaacaccactcaaacttattcgtctaccaatgtcatcccacgatatctctccactgacagctggaaacatacaacttagtcgagcagctcgtctcctttctcacaagtcttcttAGACAAAACTTttcatcatttttgtaacgctacacgtttgtcggaaattacccgcaacaaatcgagctgcttttctttgaatttttccccagttcttaaatcaagtaatcatGATGAGGGCCCCATACATTGCACCCATACTCTGGAAACATGAACTTGTATATTGCCACCACACTGTTTAGCGGCAAAATATAGCTCAACACTCTCCTGAAAGTACAGTCAATTAAACGATAATTTTAGATTAGTATTATTTAGATGGTTCACCGAAATGTTATTAACTGCTCAGATTGAATAAATAGTTCTACTGAATATCATCATATTTTTCTGCCCTAATTACAAATTAATGCCAGTGGCTTGGTTAAGGAACCAGATTGTCAGTGGTCAGTACTTCGGAGGTAACAACGTACCGTGTAATGGAAAACAAATGGAATGAACTTCTCTCCGGGTATTAGCCTCCATTTCATTCACAGAATCGAATTTATTTGGTATCACATCCACCGTCGTATATTATGGGGACTACCTTCTGCAGGTGACGTACGACAAAATAAACGGAAAGCCACCGAAAATACACGGTCAGTGTCCTTAAAAGTAAATATCATTCGTATATCTAGCGCTACTATATTGTAGTAAGAAAACGTGCATAGCAGGAAAAGGAAAGACAATACTGAACTCTGCCGCCAGGGTGTTAACGAGCATATCATAAACTTCATTTGTTTAAGCCGCATCTAAATCAAATAACAATTTCATCTCAAACGGAGATCATTTCCTCTTGTGTTAGTTTAATGTTCATTGCCGAGGAAAATAGTTCAAATCTACTTCATGAATTAGGAAAGAAACGAATTCTATTTGCAGGTTTTCTCAATGTCACAAGCTGGGGCGAAGAATATTCAAAAATTTTAGTCTACGTGAAATTTTTGCTCCTTTTTCAGATCTTTTGCCTGCTGTCAGCAGTCTGTGCCGTTGCCCTTGGGCAGGGATTATTCTTCAACCCATTTGcaccccaacaacaacaacaagggcaGGGAGACTGGCTTCAACAGCTTTTCAACCCATTTGGAATTGGACAGCAACAGCAGCCTCTGCCATGGTCTTTCCTGTTCCCCCAAAATAACCGCAACCAGCAACAACAAGGTGGCCAACAGCAGCAGCAACCTccacagcaacagcagcagcaacagtaCGACCAGCAGCAAGAGCAACAACAGGAACAACAACCATCTGATGACAACAATGGCAACTACCAGAATGAGACCCCTGCACAGTAGATATCTGAAAGGTGTTTTATTAATATGGAGTTGTTCGATCGTCTCTATCAATTTTAGCTCCAATTTTCGatgaaaatcttaaataaaatgatTCCAAACTTATGAACATAAtctgttatttattttaattgctAACAGACATATTCGTATCACATTAAAAAAACTTTTCCCCATTTCTGGATATGACGAAGGTAACAGCAATCCCAAAATATACGTTCACTTACATCAACAGTCATCAGATGTGATGCAGATATATTTGTTATATTTttcatttgaaattatatttaataatttgCGATAATTCCGTTATTTTCTTGGAAAATCTCATGAATCTAAGCACATACGTTCAATTTGCAGAGCCATGATAGTGTCATGGTTATACAGCCcagataggttagaatgcaaactttctgaagcTAGTAAAAAGTATAGTCAACCTGCAGAACACTTGTTTAATGAGAAGTTTATAAAAAATTAGGGGTACGGTATATCAcaacccctggaatttatgttactcttgctacattttaGAAGAGCGGGTATGTCGACATTTTCAACGAACTAAATACACTGCCTGATTCGTTAGCAAAACTACTGTTTCCTAGCAATAGTAACAGAGGCTGAGGGGAGATGAAGCGTGACAGAGAAGTTGTTTAtctacttattttatttatttatttattctatttacCAAAAATTGTGATTTTGAATGGAAAGTGAATAAACGTCGAAACCCGCTGATACATTTTTAACCGGACGAGATgccgtgcgcttgcatccgggagatggtgggttcgaaccccactgtcggcagccctgaagatgattttccgtggcttctcatttttcatacaaggcaaatgttgggtctgctTCCTAATTATAGCCCGgcccattccttcccactcctaggcctttcctaccccatcgtcgccataagacctctctctgttggtgcgatgtaaagatgattgtaaatatatatatgcaCAGTTGTATACTAAACGATGCATgatcatagatagatagatagatagatacatgcatacatacatacatacatacatacatacatacatacatacatacatacatacatacatacatacatacatacatacatacatacatacatacatacatacatacatacatacatacatacatacatagataagtGTAAGCGGTAAACACTAGCGTTTAATTTCCACCACGTCACTGGTTTTCCCAAGTTGTTAACTACCAAAATAGTTTATAGGGATTATTGAGCAATAACTGATGGCTTCTTTCTATGAATAGGGCTCCTGCTGTTGTCAATTTAGTCTTCGCCTTGCTGTGTTGTTCAATGATGGATTCCGTGGCTTCACGACTTGAGACGACATCCCCAGTTCTCTGTATACCGATTGGTGGCGGGCTTGCGTCACATCAGCCTTGGAAAGTATTTCTTTCCACCAGATTTGTATTTTTCCTCCTTGACAAAACGATCTTGTTGATAACTGATTGGGAAATGGACCCGATACGTTTTGGCAAGGCAATGATCGTTCCTATTTCTTACCACACAAACAGCTACCTGTGAGTTGTAGGAAAGAACGAGAGATTTCAGAGACTCAACGAGACCTTGAGAGTCCCCCAGGGGTATGTCCTTGGACCAACACTTTTTGTAActgacatacatacatgcatatatacatCGAAATACTGTATATAACGCTGAATATCCTCAGATTTACCAACACTCATGAACTCATCAAATTTATAGTGTATTACAACATGCTGTGGTTGTGATGTGGTGGTTATTATCGTTTTAAGGGGAAGTCTTACAAGTAACTAGGTAACAAAAAATAACATTTAACAGAGTTCCCCTCTAAACCCCGTCAATAGACGTCGTCAGTTATACAAATGTAAAGAGCTTAAAATAATGTGATACTTCTCCTGAAGCACTGAACATTCCGAATCAGATATGCCTCTAATTACAACTATAAGTGAAACACTAAACTGGTCACAACATGCGAAAAATATGTATAAAACGATACATTCAAGTCGCtcaaaaatgaatttcctttgcCCTGAAACTAAATCTCATTCAGTACTTTTTGTTTTATTGTCTCGATAACTGCGATCCAGTTTATATCGATAATGAACAATGCACGAAACTGCAACGTACCCACAGTTCTTAGATCACATAGGGATTCGATACACATACGCCTCTCCTTCCTATATATTGGTTAGGACAGAATAACAGACCTAGGTTGCATGCGACTGCTGTAAGTACCAGATGCTTTCTGAAGACGTACTCGTTCGTTCTGGACTTACTCGTTCTGCAGATTTCGCCACCTTAGTTttctccacctgttcagtacagAGTCAATCTAGACATCGCTGTACGTCGAACCATAGTATACAACAGACCGTTCAAGGTCACCGCCACGGCCTGATGGAGTGAACTCTGCAATTGCATTAGGGACGCTATATATAAAACAAAATGCAAAACCTCCTGCCATCGGCTTCTTGTAACGACTTATTGTCTTAAGTGATTATGAATGGGCTACTTAAATCAgaaggaaaattatttttattgtcaCATGTTAGAGAACGTAGCCAGAGTAATTTATTAATTAAgttataaattttttaaatatgttgagGTTGAGTATTAAGTTGAATGAACCTTCATAGCGGGTTTTTACGACCGGTTGCGCTTCCTGACGTCGACGTAATCACGTGAGATTGTGAGATGAATGAATATGATTTTCATGACGGAGAGGGTAAAAGCCAGTGGGGAcacgtagcctacttctgtcgaatacaACCAAGTGGTATGCTCAAGGCTGaatgtccccatccaacggacgaatcaccataaacaggCTTTTGatacacaatctagtaattagattttttacaattagttttacgtaACACCAACACAGAGAcctcttatggtgacgacgggatgggaaaggcccaagagagtgaaggaagcggccgtggtattaaggtacagctccagtttgactggtgagaaaatggggaaaccacggaaaaccatctgtagggctgctgacagtgaggttcgatcccaatatattccggatgcaagctcacagctgagtgcctcCAACTGCACGGCCAACAGTCTGATGGTGAATACTTTTCGACCGACGGGACTCGGACCAGATAACCACCCATCTGAGTGCCTCATTAGTAATCATTAGCGGAGGCGTGTAGATTTCTATATAACAAACAAACTTAGTTTTGATTATACAGATATGATTGTTTTATACTAATGGAATGCCGACTCAATTATTATACACATATAATAACCCTGACACGAGCATTCACTTCAAAATTGATGTATATAGCTGCCAATCATGTGTAAAATAAATAAgaagtactgtacataaataatgaAATACACCAGACTCTCAGACGCAGTTACAGAATGGAAAACTTTGCTGATCAATATTCTCAACATATGTTTCGTATTTACCCGGTTAACAAGCACCTACTCTGCATTACATCTCCGATCTTGATAAGATAGTTTATACAAGTGTTTTACAAGTGTTACTTGTGCATGGCCTAATTAAACAAACACAGAAGGACTACAGTATATATATCTGTGTGCTTCTGAGCTCTGCGTCGTATTCACTGTAACTACACGTGAACAACACTCAGCTGATCAACCATGAAATATTTGGTCGTAAGTTAAACCTGATTTGCATTGTATATTTAAggatattattactgttattattattattattattattattattattattattattattattattattattattaagtacatcgcaaatgggaaaaaTCCCggtgtggcaatggtcacttacagtagtgtgataataaagtaatgcTGAAAGATATTtacccaacaacaagaacaacaaacaaacaaacaaacaaacaaacaaacaaacaattccatggagaAAATACTACAAGAATTACTACAGTACTGGTTTAACATTCTatatccagtatcatcatatacaaattcacacacaacttcagtatttccagtgcttaacactgcgcCTTacaatacatttttttgctagttgctttacgtcgcaccaacacagataagtgttatggcgacgatgggataggaaaggcctaggaatgggaaggaagcggccgtagccttaattaaggtacagccccagcatttgtctggggtgaaaatgggaaaccccggaaaaccatcttcagggctgtcgacagtgggattcgaactcactatctcctggatgcaagctcacagccacgcgcctctaaccgcaaggccaaatcgcccggtccttGCAATATTACAATAATACAAATTCTAACGCAAATGCCATAATACTACAAGTTACAGCgcgttgagcgttgcattaaaacacGACACCATCATATGGAAATTTTCACGCAGTTTACAGAATGCTGGGGatttgaagcatcttacatttttgggaaaaggctctaagagcTGGAAATAACGCAatccaatcatcaattccccgatttacatttacattactccTTTTTGTAAAactccacgttagtctgtacgccttatgcaGTTTAGTGTCTTCCTATACTGACCCTACcgtctagtcccgatggtagtatgataTTTCCAAGGTAATTTAGGGGACACCTGTGAAATTGCGCgattttccatctctagcggagtttttttttttttgctatgctGATGTAGATTTTCTATGCACTGGTTTTTTCGTAGATAACTGGAgtcctgcctttgatgctatattgtttAATCTCTGTACAGCGTATCTGGTTGCATCTCTGGTCTTAGTAACgattgctagatcatcagcaaaggctaaacatttcaccttgaGTTTGTTTCCCAAATTTCCGATAGACGTCCCTTTCCCATTCTGTAATAACTTtctctagaactaagttaaacagaataggggagatgccatcac
This window harbors:
- the LOC137502822 gene encoding uncharacterized protein; this translates as MFDRCSDKYISPSRAHFWRLYNTPASIPQSTTTTMKTITIFCLLSAVCAVALGQGLFFNPFAPQQQQQGQGDWLQQLFNPFGIGQQQQPLPWSFLFPQNNRNQQQQGGQQQQQPPQQQQQQQYDQQQEQQQEQQPSDDNNGNYQNETPAQ